Proteins from a single region of Diorhabda sublineata isolate icDioSubl1.1 chromosome 2, icDioSubl1.1, whole genome shotgun sequence:
- the LOC130452897 gene encoding thioredoxin-related transmembrane protein 2 homolog: MSLKHDLKLLVKPYYIFNILLSISYIALKRISGVCNYLFSTTNCEFEGRETEILFFLIIVIAMRTRKAGSVSMISYLSSSFIYTKVANLILWFSADFLMGMVYGIIFILGALLFPEPTYSGPDKVTYFRGVQGLDEELQRDKKITWIVTFYAVWNPACVNFAPVFAKLSSEYDLDNLKFGKVDIGRYPDAGKKYQVNDSSMSRQLPTVILFQEGKEVIRRPMGDSKGKLIKFSFTEENVIHVFGLKDLYIRCKSQIKSKKHTE; this comes from the exons aTGTCTCTTAAACATGATTTAAAGCTACTAGTTAAGccatattatatattcaatattttattgagtaTTTCTTACATAGCTCTCAAGAGAATATCTGGTgtatgtaattatttattttccactaCCAATTGTGAATTTGAGGGG agggaaactgaaatattatttttccttaTAATAGTAATAGCTATGAGAACAAGGAAAGCTGGAAGTGTTTCTATGATTAGCTATCTTTCATCAAGTTTCATTTATACCAAAGTAGCTAATTTAATATTATGGTTTAGCGCCGATTTCTTGATGGGTATGGTGTATggaattatatttatat TAGGAGCATTACTATTTCCTGAACCCACTTATAGTGGTCCAGATAAAGTGACGTACTTCAGAGGTGTCCAAGGATTGGATGAAGAATTACAGAGGGACAAAAAGATAACATGGATAGTAACTTTTTATGCAGTTTGGAACCCGGCGTGTGTTAATTTCGCACCAGTTTTCGCAAAACTGAGCTCGGAATATGATCTAGATAATCTCAAATTTGGTAAAGTGGACATCGGACGGTATCCTGATGCAGGcaaaaaatatcaagttaatGATAGCAGTATGAGTAGGCAGTTGCCAACGGTAATTTTGTTTCAAGAAGGAAAAGAAGTGATTAGGAGACCGATGGGTGACAGTAAAGGAAagttgattaaattttctttcacagAAGAAAATGTTATACATGTTTTTGGACTCAAAGATTTATATATTAGATGTAAAAgtcaaataaaaagtaaaaaacatacAGAATGA